From Choloepus didactylus isolate mChoDid1 chromosome 19, mChoDid1.pri, whole genome shotgun sequence, one genomic window encodes:
- the SRC gene encoding proto-oncogene tyrosine-protein kinase Src isoform X1 produces the protein MGSNKSKPRDAGQRRRSLEPAENAHGGAGVSFPSSQTPSKPASADGHRGPSTAFAPAAAEPKLFGGFNSSDTVTSPQRAGPLAGGVTTFVALYDYESRTETDLSFKKGERLQIVNNTRKVDVSQTWFTFRWLQREGDWWLAHSLSTGQTGYIPSNYVAPSDSIQAEEWYFGKITRRESERLLLNTENPRGTFLVRESETTKGAYCLSVSDFDNAKGLNVKHYKIRKLDSGGFYITSRTQFSSLQQLVAYYSKHADGLCHRLTTVCPTSKPQTQGLAKDAWEIPRESLRLEVKLGQGCFGEVWMGTWNGTTRVAIKTLKPGTMSPEAFLQEAQVMKKLRHEKLVQLYAVVSEEPIYIVTEYMSKGSLLDFLKGETGKYLRLPQLVDMAAQIASGMAYVERMNYVHRDLRAANILVGENLVCKVADFGLARLIEDNEYTARQGAKFPIKWTAPEAALYGRFTIKSDVWSFGILLTELTTKGRVPYPGMVNREVLDQVERGYRMPCPPECPESLHDLMCQCWRKEPEERPTFEYLQAFLEDYFTSTEPQYQPGENL, from the exons ATGGGCAGCAACAAGAGCAAGCCCAGGGACGCCGGCCAGCGGCGCCGCAGCCTGGAGCCCGCCGAGAACGCCCACGGCGGGGCGGGGGTCTCCTTCCCCTCCTCGCAGACACCCAGCAAGCCAGCCTCCGCCGACGGCCACCGTGGCCCCAGCACGGCCTTCGCCCCCGCGGCTGCCGAGCCCAAGCTGTTCGGGGGCTTCAACTCCTCGGACACGGTCACCTCCCCACAGAGGGCGGGGCCGCTGGCTG GTGGGGTGACCACCTTTGTGGCCCTCTACGACTATGAGTCACGGACAGAGACGGACCTGTCCTTCAAGAAGGGGGAGCGGCTCCAGATTGTCAACAACAC GAGGAAGGTGGATGTCAG CCAGACCTGGTTCACATTCAGATGGCTGCAAAG AGAGGGAGACTGGTGGCTGGCCCACTCGCTCAGCACAGGACAGACGGGCTACATCCCCAGCAACTACGTGGCGCCCTCCGACTCCATCCAGGCTGAGGA GTGGTACTTTGGCAAGATCACCAGGCGGGAGTCAGAACGGTTGCTGCTCAACACGGAGAACCCACGAGGGACTTTCCTAGTGCGAGAAAGTGAGACCACAAAAG GCGCCTACTGCCTCTCCGTGTCCGACTTCGACAACGCCAAGGGCCTCAATGTGAAGCACTACAAGATCCGCAAGCTGGACAGCGGCGGCTTCTACATCACCTCCCGCACCCAGTTCAGCAGCCTGCAGCAGCTCGTGGCCTACTACTCCA AACACGCTGACGGCCTGTGCCACCGCCTCACCACCGTGTGCCCCACGTCCAAGCCGCAGACGCAGGGCCTGGCCAAGGACGCCTGGGAGATCCCCCGGGAGTCACTGCGGCTGGAGGTCAAGCTGGGCCAGGGCTGCTTCGGAGAGGTGTGGATGG GGACCTGGAACGGCACCACAAGGGTGGCCATCAAGACTCTGAAGCCGGGCACGATGTCTCCGGAGGCCTTCCTGCAGGAGGCCCAGgttatgaagaaactgaggcatgagaAGCTGGTGCAGCTGTATGCAGTGGTGTCCGAGGAGCCTATCTACATCGTCACGGAGTACATGAGCAAGG GGAGTCTGCTGGACTTTCTCAAGGGAGAAACGGGCAAGTACCTGCGACTGCCTCAGCTGGTGGACATGGCTGCTCAG ATCGCCTCGGGCATGGCGTATGTGGAGAGGATGAACTACGTCCACCGGGACCTCCGTGCGGCCAACATCCTGGTCGGGGAGAACCTGGTGTGCAAAGTGGCTGACTTTGGGCTGGCTCGGCTCATCGAGGACAATGAGTACACAGCCCGGCAAG GTGCCAAATTCCCCATCAAGTGGACGGCCCCAGAAGCTGCCCTCTACGGCCGATTCACCATCAAGTCGGACGTGTGGTCCTTTGGGATCCTGCTGACGGAACTCACGACGAAGGGCCGGGTACCCTACCCTG GGATGGTGAACCGCGAGGTGCTGGACCAGGTGGAGCGGGGCTACCGGATGCCCTGCCCGCCTGAGTGTCCCGAGTCCCTGCACGACCTCATGTGCCAGTGCTGGCGGAAGGAGCCGGAGGAGCGGCCCACCTTTGAGTATCTGCAGGCCTTCCTGGAGGACTACTTCACATCCACCGAGCCCCAGTATCAGCCCGGCGAGAACCTATAG
- the SRC gene encoding proto-oncogene tyrosine-protein kinase Src isoform X2, whose protein sequence is MGSNKSKPRDAGQRRRSLEPAENAHGGAGVSFPSSQTPSKPASADGHRGPSTAFAPAAAEPKLFGGFNSSDTVTSPQRAGPLAGGVTTFVALYDYESRTETDLSFKKGERLQIVNNTRKVDVREGDWWLAHSLSTGQTGYIPSNYVAPSDSIQAEEWYFGKITRRESERLLLNTENPRGTFLVRESETTKGAYCLSVSDFDNAKGLNVKHYKIRKLDSGGFYITSRTQFSSLQQLVAYYSKHADGLCHRLTTVCPTSKPQTQGLAKDAWEIPRESLRLEVKLGQGCFGEVWMGTWNGTTRVAIKTLKPGTMSPEAFLQEAQVMKKLRHEKLVQLYAVVSEEPIYIVTEYMSKGSLLDFLKGETGKYLRLPQLVDMAAQIASGMAYVERMNYVHRDLRAANILVGENLVCKVADFGLARLIEDNEYTARQGAKFPIKWTAPEAALYGRFTIKSDVWSFGILLTELTTKGRVPYPGMVNREVLDQVERGYRMPCPPECPESLHDLMCQCWRKEPEERPTFEYLQAFLEDYFTSTEPQYQPGENL, encoded by the exons ATGGGCAGCAACAAGAGCAAGCCCAGGGACGCCGGCCAGCGGCGCCGCAGCCTGGAGCCCGCCGAGAACGCCCACGGCGGGGCGGGGGTCTCCTTCCCCTCCTCGCAGACACCCAGCAAGCCAGCCTCCGCCGACGGCCACCGTGGCCCCAGCACGGCCTTCGCCCCCGCGGCTGCCGAGCCCAAGCTGTTCGGGGGCTTCAACTCCTCGGACACGGTCACCTCCCCACAGAGGGCGGGGCCGCTGGCTG GTGGGGTGACCACCTTTGTGGCCCTCTACGACTATGAGTCACGGACAGAGACGGACCTGTCCTTCAAGAAGGGGGAGCGGCTCCAGATTGTCAACAACAC GAGGAAGGTGGATGTCAG AGAGGGAGACTGGTGGCTGGCCCACTCGCTCAGCACAGGACAGACGGGCTACATCCCCAGCAACTACGTGGCGCCCTCCGACTCCATCCAGGCTGAGGA GTGGTACTTTGGCAAGATCACCAGGCGGGAGTCAGAACGGTTGCTGCTCAACACGGAGAACCCACGAGGGACTTTCCTAGTGCGAGAAAGTGAGACCACAAAAG GCGCCTACTGCCTCTCCGTGTCCGACTTCGACAACGCCAAGGGCCTCAATGTGAAGCACTACAAGATCCGCAAGCTGGACAGCGGCGGCTTCTACATCACCTCCCGCACCCAGTTCAGCAGCCTGCAGCAGCTCGTGGCCTACTACTCCA AACACGCTGACGGCCTGTGCCACCGCCTCACCACCGTGTGCCCCACGTCCAAGCCGCAGACGCAGGGCCTGGCCAAGGACGCCTGGGAGATCCCCCGGGAGTCACTGCGGCTGGAGGTCAAGCTGGGCCAGGGCTGCTTCGGAGAGGTGTGGATGG GGACCTGGAACGGCACCACAAGGGTGGCCATCAAGACTCTGAAGCCGGGCACGATGTCTCCGGAGGCCTTCCTGCAGGAGGCCCAGgttatgaagaaactgaggcatgagaAGCTGGTGCAGCTGTATGCAGTGGTGTCCGAGGAGCCTATCTACATCGTCACGGAGTACATGAGCAAGG GGAGTCTGCTGGACTTTCTCAAGGGAGAAACGGGCAAGTACCTGCGACTGCCTCAGCTGGTGGACATGGCTGCTCAG ATCGCCTCGGGCATGGCGTATGTGGAGAGGATGAACTACGTCCACCGGGACCTCCGTGCGGCCAACATCCTGGTCGGGGAGAACCTGGTGTGCAAAGTGGCTGACTTTGGGCTGGCTCGGCTCATCGAGGACAATGAGTACACAGCCCGGCAAG GTGCCAAATTCCCCATCAAGTGGACGGCCCCAGAAGCTGCCCTCTACGGCCGATTCACCATCAAGTCGGACGTGTGGTCCTTTGGGATCCTGCTGACGGAACTCACGACGAAGGGCCGGGTACCCTACCCTG GGATGGTGAACCGCGAGGTGCTGGACCAGGTGGAGCGGGGCTACCGGATGCCCTGCCCGCCTGAGTGTCCCGAGTCCCTGCACGACCTCATGTGCCAGTGCTGGCGGAAGGAGCCGGAGGAGCGGCCCACCTTTGAGTATCTGCAGGCCTTCCTGGAGGACTACTTCACATCCACCGAGCCCCAGTATCAGCCCGGCGAGAACCTATAG
- the SRC gene encoding proto-oncogene tyrosine-protein kinase Src isoform X3 — translation MGSNKSKPRDAGQRRRSLEPAENAHGGAGVSFPSSQTPSKPASADGHRGPSTAFAPAAAEPKLFGGFNSSDTVTSPQRAGPLAGGVTTFVALYDYESRTETDLSFKKGERLQIVNNTEGDWWLAHSLSTGQTGYIPSNYVAPSDSIQAEEWYFGKITRRESERLLLNTENPRGTFLVRESETTKGAYCLSVSDFDNAKGLNVKHYKIRKLDSGGFYITSRTQFSSLQQLVAYYSKHADGLCHRLTTVCPTSKPQTQGLAKDAWEIPRESLRLEVKLGQGCFGEVWMGTWNGTTRVAIKTLKPGTMSPEAFLQEAQVMKKLRHEKLVQLYAVVSEEPIYIVTEYMSKGSLLDFLKGETGKYLRLPQLVDMAAQIASGMAYVERMNYVHRDLRAANILVGENLVCKVADFGLARLIEDNEYTARQGAKFPIKWTAPEAALYGRFTIKSDVWSFGILLTELTTKGRVPYPGMVNREVLDQVERGYRMPCPPECPESLHDLMCQCWRKEPEERPTFEYLQAFLEDYFTSTEPQYQPGENL, via the exons ATGGGCAGCAACAAGAGCAAGCCCAGGGACGCCGGCCAGCGGCGCCGCAGCCTGGAGCCCGCCGAGAACGCCCACGGCGGGGCGGGGGTCTCCTTCCCCTCCTCGCAGACACCCAGCAAGCCAGCCTCCGCCGACGGCCACCGTGGCCCCAGCACGGCCTTCGCCCCCGCGGCTGCCGAGCCCAAGCTGTTCGGGGGCTTCAACTCCTCGGACACGGTCACCTCCCCACAGAGGGCGGGGCCGCTGGCTG GTGGGGTGACCACCTTTGTGGCCCTCTACGACTATGAGTCACGGACAGAGACGGACCTGTCCTTCAAGAAGGGGGAGCGGCTCCAGATTGTCAACAACAC AGAGGGAGACTGGTGGCTGGCCCACTCGCTCAGCACAGGACAGACGGGCTACATCCCCAGCAACTACGTGGCGCCCTCCGACTCCATCCAGGCTGAGGA GTGGTACTTTGGCAAGATCACCAGGCGGGAGTCAGAACGGTTGCTGCTCAACACGGAGAACCCACGAGGGACTTTCCTAGTGCGAGAAAGTGAGACCACAAAAG GCGCCTACTGCCTCTCCGTGTCCGACTTCGACAACGCCAAGGGCCTCAATGTGAAGCACTACAAGATCCGCAAGCTGGACAGCGGCGGCTTCTACATCACCTCCCGCACCCAGTTCAGCAGCCTGCAGCAGCTCGTGGCCTACTACTCCA AACACGCTGACGGCCTGTGCCACCGCCTCACCACCGTGTGCCCCACGTCCAAGCCGCAGACGCAGGGCCTGGCCAAGGACGCCTGGGAGATCCCCCGGGAGTCACTGCGGCTGGAGGTCAAGCTGGGCCAGGGCTGCTTCGGAGAGGTGTGGATGG GGACCTGGAACGGCACCACAAGGGTGGCCATCAAGACTCTGAAGCCGGGCACGATGTCTCCGGAGGCCTTCCTGCAGGAGGCCCAGgttatgaagaaactgaggcatgagaAGCTGGTGCAGCTGTATGCAGTGGTGTCCGAGGAGCCTATCTACATCGTCACGGAGTACATGAGCAAGG GGAGTCTGCTGGACTTTCTCAAGGGAGAAACGGGCAAGTACCTGCGACTGCCTCAGCTGGTGGACATGGCTGCTCAG ATCGCCTCGGGCATGGCGTATGTGGAGAGGATGAACTACGTCCACCGGGACCTCCGTGCGGCCAACATCCTGGTCGGGGAGAACCTGGTGTGCAAAGTGGCTGACTTTGGGCTGGCTCGGCTCATCGAGGACAATGAGTACACAGCCCGGCAAG GTGCCAAATTCCCCATCAAGTGGACGGCCCCAGAAGCTGCCCTCTACGGCCGATTCACCATCAAGTCGGACGTGTGGTCCTTTGGGATCCTGCTGACGGAACTCACGACGAAGGGCCGGGTACCCTACCCTG GGATGGTGAACCGCGAGGTGCTGGACCAGGTGGAGCGGGGCTACCGGATGCCCTGCCCGCCTGAGTGTCCCGAGTCCCTGCACGACCTCATGTGCCAGTGCTGGCGGAAGGAGCCGGAGGAGCGGCCCACCTTTGAGTATCTGCAGGCCTTCCTGGAGGACTACTTCACATCCACCGAGCCCCAGTATCAGCCCGGCGAGAACCTATAG